From Chaetodon auriga isolate fChaAug3 chromosome 10, fChaAug3.hap1, whole genome shotgun sequence, a single genomic window includes:
- the dlgap4a gene encoding disks large-associated protein 4 isoform X6, translating into MKGLGANRSRHLSDSCEPAGCPQKPLCPLTSDPHSSFLLSPTINHYGTLDPHLHQCPPTSPTTLTPDCLLPFSQMTNSSTFPRLHFTSQTDQVDCSQACMAGGGGVGQGSRAGTISNSLSMGMGLGLGLTGAPMITSGSATISSAAAAKMNRLPSNLLDQLERHLPLQRDGFSTLQFHRGRMSKQRSESPGRIRHLMHSVQKLFAKSQSLENSAIKGSINGRSAGGMTGSTGGGEDGGRPSRRSKSKDRAKTEGTKQRPRPNALGLWSSDDALDTDTTKAGTIAVGYRNPLSMMTLGRAVSDSQARHIPQGYNTISAHTLKTSKSSSDLKFLACPATQVGSKEEEGRTKASKDDTLVKRGSWSTLTLTQARQVLQKGSATVNRTLLKSKSCHQDLAQQFLQVPLGDWAGTLGRGRPRGTEIPCRRMRSGSYVKAMGDVEDSEDSEGSPKPSPKSAARRHSYLKATQHSLSEQQPPPPPRNSLPSLKELSTNRSLDNLDCLVSPLEAPPRHRNSDFSQCSGTLGRGSGTQVCGQGFGHSVPYCEGESQAVEALDLPAPTCFRSRSHSYLRAIQAGCSQDEDTASVDSDSPPPTTTGYGYNSNTISNRKAPPPVPPRTTSKPLISVTVQSSTESAQDTYLDQQDRGSEVNSQSGRSNSSDSLCSIRTGSLAKGTQPPPAPVPAATPAPAAGSVPPVPAPRDLPPTTTAAATTTTSTSTQPQNGTVSICVTLEQPPTAPKRKLSSIGIQVDCVLPVLREEPLPLTAPLKFQSIGVQVENGRPLSRDSSMASRQNTETEPQEPQDATPTENNTANCTNSQTVNTTAPNTQDKAMEQQPLKHTPTPTRISTLSPETLDPALDPSSLPPPDPSLETGNCSTHGDAVQTSTPACLRDGNWFLKLLQAETGRMEGWCQQMEQETKDNKLSEEVLGTIRSAVGSAQLLMSQKFEQFRGLCNENLNVNANPRPTAQDLAGFWDLLQLSIEDISMKFDELYQLKANNWQLPEKPEKKDENKQLPSSVPKKQSKPKLSAGKDRSVDSAVDKQRQEARKRLMAAKRAASVRQNSATESADSIEIYVPEAQTRL; encoded by the exons ATGAAAGGGTTAGGAGCCAACCGCAGTCGTCACCTGTCTGACTCGTGTGAACCAGCGGGATGTCCCCAGAAGCCTCTCTgtcctttgacctctgaccctcacAGCTCCTTTCTGTTGAGCCCCACCATAAACCACTATGGCACCCTGGATCCCCATCTCCACCAGTGCCCTCCCACCAGCCCCACCACCTTGACCCCTGACTGCTTGCTGCCTTTCAGCCAGATGACCAACAGCAGCACCTTCCCTCGGCTGCACTTCACCTCTCAGACTGACCAGGTTGACTGCTCGCAGGCCTGTAtggctggtggtggtggagttGGACAGGGCAGCAGGGCAGGCACAATATCCAACTCTTTGTCTATGGGAATGGGCTTGGGTCTGGGTCTTACTGGTGCTCCTATGATCACCAGTGGATCAGCTACaatctcctctgcagcagcagccaagaTGAATCGGTTACCCTCCAACCTTTTGGATCAGCTAGAGAGGCACCTGCCCCTGCAGCGTGATGGTTTTAGTACGCTGCAGTTTCATCGAGGACGTATGTCGAAGCAACGCAGTGAGAGCCCAGGACGCATACGCCACCTGATGCACTCTGTGCAGAAGCTATTTGCCAAGTCACAATCCCTGGAAAACTCTGCAATCAAAGGCAGCATAAATGGGCGCTCTGCTGGAGGAATGACTGGCAGCACAGGAGGTGGTGAGGATGGTGGTAGACCATCCCGCAGAAGCAAGAGCAAAGACAGGGCTAAAACTGAGGGGACAAAGCAGAGACCCAGGCCTAATGCACTAGGCCTCTGGAGCTCAGACGATGCCCTGGACACTGACACCACCAAAGCTGGCACTATTGCTGTAGGTTACCGCAACCCACTGAGCATGATGACTCTTGGCAGAGCGGTGTCAGACAGCCAGGCCAGGCATATCCCACAGGGCTACAACACCATTTCTGCACACACTCTCAAGACCTCGAAAAGCAGCAGTGACCTCAAGTTTCTGGCATGCCCAGCGACACAGGTAGGATccaaggaagaggagggacgaACCAAGGCAAGCAAGGATGATACGCTGGTGAAGAGGGGCTCCTGGTCCACTCTCACCCTCACCCAGGCCAGGCAAGTGTTGCAGAAGGGCTCTGCTACAGTCAACAGGACCCTTCTTAAATCAAAGTCATGCCACCAAGACCTGGCACAACAGTTCCTTCAG GTCCCACTAGGGGACTGGGCGGGAACTCTGGGTCGCGGCCGGCCCAGAGGAACTGAGATCCCCTGTAGAAGGATGCGCAGTGGCAGCTATGTGAAAGCTATGGGAGACGTAGAGGACAGCGAGGACTCCGAGGGAAGCCCCAAACCTTCACCCAAATCTGCTGCCCGTCGCCATAGCTACCTGAAGGCCACCCAGCACTCTCTGAGTGAGCAGcagccacctccacctccacgcAA CTCCCTGCCGTCCCTGAAAGAGCTGTCGACTAATCGGAGCCTTGATAACTTAGACTGCCTGGTGAGCCCGTTGGAGGCCCCTCCACGCCACAGGAACAGTGATTTCAGCCAATGCTCTGGCACACTGGGCAGAGGCTCGGGCACTCAG GTATGCGGGCAGGGCTTTGGACACTCAGTACCGTACTGTGAGGGGGAATCGCAGGCAGTGGAGGCTCTGGATCTGCCTGCGCCCACGTGCTTCCGGTCGCGCAGCCACAGCTACCTGCGGGCCATCCAGGCGGGCTGCTCCCAGGATGAAGATACGGCCTCTGTGGACTCAGACTCACCACCGCCCACCACTACAGGCTACGGCTACAACTCCAACACCA TCAGCAATAGGAAGGCTCCTCCACCAGTCCCACCCCGCACCACATCCAAGCCCCTCATCTCAGTGACGGTGCAGAGCAGCACCGAGTCCGCCCAAGACACATACCTTGACCAGCAGGACCGTGGCAGTGAGGTCAACAGCCAGTCAGGACGCAGCAACTCCTCTGACAGTCTCTGTAGCATCCGCACGGGCAGTCTGGCTAAGGGGACCCAACCTCCACCCGCCCCTGTCCCTGCCGCAACCCCTGCACCTGCTGCAGGCTCTGTACCTCCTGTTCCAGCTCCCCGTGACCTCCCTCCCACCACAACtgccgccgccaccaccaccacttccACATCTACCCAGCCCCAAAATGGCACCGTGAGCATCTGTGTCACCCTAGAGCAGCCCCCGACTGCACCCAAGAGGAAACTGTCCTCCATTGGAATTCAG GTGGATTGTGTTCTGCCAGTCTTAAGAGAGGAACCACTCCCCCTTACTGCACCCCTCAAGTTTCAGTCAATTGGAGTTCAAGTGGAGAACGGCAGGCC TCTCAGCCGGGACAGCAGCATGGCCTCCAGACAAAATACAGAGACAGAGCCTCAGGAGCCCCAGGACGCCACAcccacagaaaacaacacagccaACTGCACCAACAGTCAAACAGTGAATACCACCGCACCCAACACACAGGACAAAGCCATGGAACAGCAGCCCCTTAAACACACCCCGACCCCAACCAGGATATCGACCTTGTCCCCGGAGACCCTGGACCCGGCTTTAgacccctcctctctgccaccgCCAGATCCCAGCCTGGAGACCGGAAACTGCAGCACCCACGGAGATGCTGTTCAGACCAGCACGCCAGCTTGCCTCCGAGATGGCAACTGgtttctgaagctgctgcaggctgaaacGGGACGCATGGAGGGCTGGTGTCAACAGATGGAGCAGGAGACCAAAGACAACAAGCTGTCAGAGGAGG TGCTGGGGACGATCCGCAGTGCAGTCGGCAGTGCTCAGCTCCTCATGTCGCAGAAGTTTGAGCAGTTCAGAGGTCTCTGTAATGAGAACTTG AACGTAAACGCCAACCCACGACCAACAGCACAGGATCTCGCAGGTTTCTGGGATCTGCTACAACTCTCAATAGAAGACATCAGCATGAAGTTTGATGAGCTCTACCAACTGAAAGCCAACAACTGGCAACTTCCTgagaaaccagagaagaag GATGAAAACAAGCAGCTTCCATCATCTGTGCCAAAGAAGCAGTCCAAGCCCAAGCTGTCAGCGGGGAAGGACAGGAGCGTGGACTCAGCTGTGGACAAGCAGCGGCAAGAAGCCAGAAAACGGTTGATGGCAGCAAAGCGCGCGGCGTCAGTACGACAGAACTCCGCCACGGAAAGCGCTGACAGCATCGAAATCTACGTCCCCGAGGCTCAGACCCGCCTCTGA
- the dlgap4a gene encoding disks large-associated protein 4 isoform X5: MKGLGANRSRHLSDSCEPAGCPQKPLCPLTSDPHSSFLLSPTINHYGTLDPHLHQCPPTSPTTLTPDCLLPFSQMTNSSTFPRLHFTSQTDQVDCSQACMAGGGGVGQGSRAGTISNSLSMGMGLGLGLTGAPMITSGSATISSAAAAKMNRLPSNLLDQLERHLPLQRDGFSTLQFHRGRMSKQRSESPGRIRHLMHSVQKLFAKSQSLENSAIKGSINGRSAGGMTGSTGGGEDGGRPSRRSKSKDRAKTEGTKQRPRPNALGLWSSDDALDTDTTKAGTIAVGYRNPLSMMTLGRAVSDSQARHIPQGYNTISAHTLKTSKSSSDLKFLACPATQVGSKEEEGRTKASKDDTLVKRGSWSTLTLTQARQVLQKGSATVNRTLLKSKSCHQDLAQQFLQVGGPVPLGDWAGTLGRGRPRGTEIPCRRMRSGSYVKAMGDVEDSEDSEGSPKPSPKSAARRHSYLKATQHSLSEQQPPPPPRNSLPSLKELSTNRSLDNLDCLVSPLEAPPRHRNSDFSQCSGTLGRGSGTQVCGQGFGHSVPYCEGESQAVEALDLPAPTCFRSRSHSYLRAIQAGCSQDEDTASVDSDSPPPTTTGYGYNSNTISNRKAPPPVPPRTTSKPLISVTVQSSTESAQDTYLDQQDRGSEVNSQSGRSNSSDSLCSIRTGSLAKGTQPPPAPVPAATPAPAAGSVPPVPAPRDLPPTTTAAATTTTSTSTQPQNGTVSICVTLEQPPTAPKRKLSSIGIQVDCVLPVLREEPLPLTAPLKFQSIGVQVENGRPLSRDSSMASRQNTETEPQEPQDATPTENNTANCTNSQTVNTTAPNTQDKAMEQQPLKHTPTPTRISTLSPETLDPALDPSSLPPPDPSLETGNCSTHGDAVQTSTPACLRDGNWFLKLLQAETGRMEGWCQQMEQETKDNKLSEEVLGTIRSAVGSAQLLMSQKFEQFRGLCNENLNVNANPRPTAQDLAGFWDLLQLSIEDISMKFDELYQLKANNWQLPEKPEKKDENKQLPSSVPKKQSKPKLSAGKDRSVDSAVDKQRQEARKRLMAAKRAASVRQNSATESADSIEIYVPEAQTRL; the protein is encoded by the exons ATGAAAGGGTTAGGAGCCAACCGCAGTCGTCACCTGTCTGACTCGTGTGAACCAGCGGGATGTCCCCAGAAGCCTCTCTgtcctttgacctctgaccctcacAGCTCCTTTCTGTTGAGCCCCACCATAAACCACTATGGCACCCTGGATCCCCATCTCCACCAGTGCCCTCCCACCAGCCCCACCACCTTGACCCCTGACTGCTTGCTGCCTTTCAGCCAGATGACCAACAGCAGCACCTTCCCTCGGCTGCACTTCACCTCTCAGACTGACCAGGTTGACTGCTCGCAGGCCTGTAtggctggtggtggtggagttGGACAGGGCAGCAGGGCAGGCACAATATCCAACTCTTTGTCTATGGGAATGGGCTTGGGTCTGGGTCTTACTGGTGCTCCTATGATCACCAGTGGATCAGCTACaatctcctctgcagcagcagccaagaTGAATCGGTTACCCTCCAACCTTTTGGATCAGCTAGAGAGGCACCTGCCCCTGCAGCGTGATGGTTTTAGTACGCTGCAGTTTCATCGAGGACGTATGTCGAAGCAACGCAGTGAGAGCCCAGGACGCATACGCCACCTGATGCACTCTGTGCAGAAGCTATTTGCCAAGTCACAATCCCTGGAAAACTCTGCAATCAAAGGCAGCATAAATGGGCGCTCTGCTGGAGGAATGACTGGCAGCACAGGAGGTGGTGAGGATGGTGGTAGACCATCCCGCAGAAGCAAGAGCAAAGACAGGGCTAAAACTGAGGGGACAAAGCAGAGACCCAGGCCTAATGCACTAGGCCTCTGGAGCTCAGACGATGCCCTGGACACTGACACCACCAAAGCTGGCACTATTGCTGTAGGTTACCGCAACCCACTGAGCATGATGACTCTTGGCAGAGCGGTGTCAGACAGCCAGGCCAGGCATATCCCACAGGGCTACAACACCATTTCTGCACACACTCTCAAGACCTCGAAAAGCAGCAGTGACCTCAAGTTTCTGGCATGCCCAGCGACACAGGTAGGATccaaggaagaggagggacgaACCAAGGCAAGCAAGGATGATACGCTGGTGAAGAGGGGCTCCTGGTCCACTCTCACCCTCACCCAGGCCAGGCAAGTGTTGCAGAAGGGCTCTGCTACAGTCAACAGGACCCTTCTTAAATCAAAGTCATGCCACCAAGACCTGGCACAACAGTTCCTTCAGGTAGGAGGGCCA GTCCCACTAGGGGACTGGGCGGGAACTCTGGGTCGCGGCCGGCCCAGAGGAACTGAGATCCCCTGTAGAAGGATGCGCAGTGGCAGCTATGTGAAAGCTATGGGAGACGTAGAGGACAGCGAGGACTCCGAGGGAAGCCCCAAACCTTCACCCAAATCTGCTGCCCGTCGCCATAGCTACCTGAAGGCCACCCAGCACTCTCTGAGTGAGCAGcagccacctccacctccacgcAA CTCCCTGCCGTCCCTGAAAGAGCTGTCGACTAATCGGAGCCTTGATAACTTAGACTGCCTGGTGAGCCCGTTGGAGGCCCCTCCACGCCACAGGAACAGTGATTTCAGCCAATGCTCTGGCACACTGGGCAGAGGCTCGGGCACTCAG GTATGCGGGCAGGGCTTTGGACACTCAGTACCGTACTGTGAGGGGGAATCGCAGGCAGTGGAGGCTCTGGATCTGCCTGCGCCCACGTGCTTCCGGTCGCGCAGCCACAGCTACCTGCGGGCCATCCAGGCGGGCTGCTCCCAGGATGAAGATACGGCCTCTGTGGACTCAGACTCACCACCGCCCACCACTACAGGCTACGGCTACAACTCCAACACCA TCAGCAATAGGAAGGCTCCTCCACCAGTCCCACCCCGCACCACATCCAAGCCCCTCATCTCAGTGACGGTGCAGAGCAGCACCGAGTCCGCCCAAGACACATACCTTGACCAGCAGGACCGTGGCAGTGAGGTCAACAGCCAGTCAGGACGCAGCAACTCCTCTGACAGTCTCTGTAGCATCCGCACGGGCAGTCTGGCTAAGGGGACCCAACCTCCACCCGCCCCTGTCCCTGCCGCAACCCCTGCACCTGCTGCAGGCTCTGTACCTCCTGTTCCAGCTCCCCGTGACCTCCCTCCCACCACAACtgccgccgccaccaccaccacttccACATCTACCCAGCCCCAAAATGGCACCGTGAGCATCTGTGTCACCCTAGAGCAGCCCCCGACTGCACCCAAGAGGAAACTGTCCTCCATTGGAATTCAG GTGGATTGTGTTCTGCCAGTCTTAAGAGAGGAACCACTCCCCCTTACTGCACCCCTCAAGTTTCAGTCAATTGGAGTTCAAGTGGAGAACGGCAGGCC TCTCAGCCGGGACAGCAGCATGGCCTCCAGACAAAATACAGAGACAGAGCCTCAGGAGCCCCAGGACGCCACAcccacagaaaacaacacagccaACTGCACCAACAGTCAAACAGTGAATACCACCGCACCCAACACACAGGACAAAGCCATGGAACAGCAGCCCCTTAAACACACCCCGACCCCAACCAGGATATCGACCTTGTCCCCGGAGACCCTGGACCCGGCTTTAgacccctcctctctgccaccgCCAGATCCCAGCCTGGAGACCGGAAACTGCAGCACCCACGGAGATGCTGTTCAGACCAGCACGCCAGCTTGCCTCCGAGATGGCAACTGgtttctgaagctgctgcaggctgaaacGGGACGCATGGAGGGCTGGTGTCAACAGATGGAGCAGGAGACCAAAGACAACAAGCTGTCAGAGGAGG TGCTGGGGACGATCCGCAGTGCAGTCGGCAGTGCTCAGCTCCTCATGTCGCAGAAGTTTGAGCAGTTCAGAGGTCTCTGTAATGAGAACTTG AACGTAAACGCCAACCCACGACCAACAGCACAGGATCTCGCAGGTTTCTGGGATCTGCTACAACTCTCAATAGAAGACATCAGCATGAAGTTTGATGAGCTCTACCAACTGAAAGCCAACAACTGGCAACTTCCTgagaaaccagagaagaag GATGAAAACAAGCAGCTTCCATCATCTGTGCCAAAGAAGCAGTCCAAGCCCAAGCTGTCAGCGGGGAAGGACAGGAGCGTGGACTCAGCTGTGGACAAGCAGCGGCAAGAAGCCAGAAAACGGTTGATGGCAGCAAAGCGCGCGGCGTCAGTACGACAGAACTCCGCCACGGAAAGCGCTGACAGCATCGAAATCTACGTCCCCGAGGCTCAGACCCGCCTCTGA
- the dlgap4a gene encoding disks large-associated protein 4 isoform X4: protein MKGLGANRSRHLSDSCEPAGCPQKPLCPLTSDPHSSFLLSPTINHYGTLDPHLHQCPPTSPTTLTPDCLLPFSQMTNSSTFPRLHFTSQTDQVDCSQACMAGGGGVGQGSRAGTISNSLSMGMGLGLGLTGAPMITSGSATISSAAAAKMNRLPSNLLDQLERHLPLQRDGFSTLQFHRGRMSKQRSESPGRIRHLMHSVQKLFAKSQSLENSAIKGSINGRSAGGMTGSTGGGEDGGRPSRRSKSKDRAKTEGTKQRPRPNALGLWSSDDALDTDTTKAGTIAVGYRNPLSMMTLGRAVSDSQARHIPQGYNTISAHTLKTSKSSSDLKFLACPATQVGSKEEEGRTKASKDDTLVKRGSWSTLTLTQARQVLQKGSATVNRTLLKSKSCHQDLAQQFLQVGGPVPLGDWAGTLGRGRPRGTEIPCRRMRSGSYVKAMGDVEDSEDSEGSPKPSPKSAARRHSYLKATQHSLSEQQPPPPPRNSLPSLKELSTNRSLDNLDCLVSPLEAPPRHRNSDFSQCSGTLGRGSGTQRVSLHTFFQVCGQGFGHSVPYCEGESQAVEALDLPAPTCFRSRSHSYLRAIQAGCSQDEDTASVDSDSPPPTTTGYGYNSNTISNRKAPPPVPPRTTSKPLISVTVQSSTESAQDTYLDQQDRGSEVNSQSGRSNSSDSLCSIRTGSLAKGTQPPPAPVPAATPAPAAGSVPPVPAPRDLPPTTTAAATTTTSTSTQPQNGTVSICVTLEQPPTAPKRKLSSIGIQVDCVLPVLREEPLPLTAPLKFQSIGVQVENGRPLSRDSSMASRQNTETEPQEPQDATPTENNTANCTNSQTVNTTAPNTQDKAMEQQPLKHTPTPTRISTLSPETLDPALDPSSLPPPDPSLETGNCSTHGDAVQTSTPACLRDGNWFLKLLQAETGRMEGWCQQMEQETKDNKLSEEVLGTIRSAVGSAQLLMSQKFEQFRGLCNENLNVNANPRPTAQDLAGFWDLLQLSIEDISMKFDELYQLKANNWQLPEKPEKKDENKQLPSSVPKKQSKPKLSAGKDRSVDSAVDKQRQEARKRLMAAKRAASVRQNSATESADSIEIYVPEAQTRL from the exons ATGAAAGGGTTAGGAGCCAACCGCAGTCGTCACCTGTCTGACTCGTGTGAACCAGCGGGATGTCCCCAGAAGCCTCTCTgtcctttgacctctgaccctcacAGCTCCTTTCTGTTGAGCCCCACCATAAACCACTATGGCACCCTGGATCCCCATCTCCACCAGTGCCCTCCCACCAGCCCCACCACCTTGACCCCTGACTGCTTGCTGCCTTTCAGCCAGATGACCAACAGCAGCACCTTCCCTCGGCTGCACTTCACCTCTCAGACTGACCAGGTTGACTGCTCGCAGGCCTGTAtggctggtggtggtggagttGGACAGGGCAGCAGGGCAGGCACAATATCCAACTCTTTGTCTATGGGAATGGGCTTGGGTCTGGGTCTTACTGGTGCTCCTATGATCACCAGTGGATCAGCTACaatctcctctgcagcagcagccaagaTGAATCGGTTACCCTCCAACCTTTTGGATCAGCTAGAGAGGCACCTGCCCCTGCAGCGTGATGGTTTTAGTACGCTGCAGTTTCATCGAGGACGTATGTCGAAGCAACGCAGTGAGAGCCCAGGACGCATACGCCACCTGATGCACTCTGTGCAGAAGCTATTTGCCAAGTCACAATCCCTGGAAAACTCTGCAATCAAAGGCAGCATAAATGGGCGCTCTGCTGGAGGAATGACTGGCAGCACAGGAGGTGGTGAGGATGGTGGTAGACCATCCCGCAGAAGCAAGAGCAAAGACAGGGCTAAAACTGAGGGGACAAAGCAGAGACCCAGGCCTAATGCACTAGGCCTCTGGAGCTCAGACGATGCCCTGGACACTGACACCACCAAAGCTGGCACTATTGCTGTAGGTTACCGCAACCCACTGAGCATGATGACTCTTGGCAGAGCGGTGTCAGACAGCCAGGCCAGGCATATCCCACAGGGCTACAACACCATTTCTGCACACACTCTCAAGACCTCGAAAAGCAGCAGTGACCTCAAGTTTCTGGCATGCCCAGCGACACAGGTAGGATccaaggaagaggagggacgaACCAAGGCAAGCAAGGATGATACGCTGGTGAAGAGGGGCTCCTGGTCCACTCTCACCCTCACCCAGGCCAGGCAAGTGTTGCAGAAGGGCTCTGCTACAGTCAACAGGACCCTTCTTAAATCAAAGTCATGCCACCAAGACCTGGCACAACAGTTCCTTCAGGTAGGAGGGCCA GTCCCACTAGGGGACTGGGCGGGAACTCTGGGTCGCGGCCGGCCCAGAGGAACTGAGATCCCCTGTAGAAGGATGCGCAGTGGCAGCTATGTGAAAGCTATGGGAGACGTAGAGGACAGCGAGGACTCCGAGGGAAGCCCCAAACCTTCACCCAAATCTGCTGCCCGTCGCCATAGCTACCTGAAGGCCACCCAGCACTCTCTGAGTGAGCAGcagccacctccacctccacgcAA CTCCCTGCCGTCCCTGAAAGAGCTGTCGACTAATCGGAGCCTTGATAACTTAGACTGCCTGGTGAGCCCGTTGGAGGCCCCTCCACGCCACAGGAACAGTGATTTCAGCCAATGCTCTGGCACACTGGGCAGAGGCTCGGGCACTCAG CGTGTGAGTCTGCACACGTTCTTTCAGGTATGCGGGCAGGGCTTTGGACACTCAGTACCGTACTGTGAGGGGGAATCGCAGGCAGTGGAGGCTCTGGATCTGCCTGCGCCCACGTGCTTCCGGTCGCGCAGCCACAGCTACCTGCGGGCCATCCAGGCGGGCTGCTCCCAGGATGAAGATACGGCCTCTGTGGACTCAGACTCACCACCGCCCACCACTACAGGCTACGGCTACAACTCCAACACCA TCAGCAATAGGAAGGCTCCTCCACCAGTCCCACCCCGCACCACATCCAAGCCCCTCATCTCAGTGACGGTGCAGAGCAGCACCGAGTCCGCCCAAGACACATACCTTGACCAGCAGGACCGTGGCAGTGAGGTCAACAGCCAGTCAGGACGCAGCAACTCCTCTGACAGTCTCTGTAGCATCCGCACGGGCAGTCTGGCTAAGGGGACCCAACCTCCACCCGCCCCTGTCCCTGCCGCAACCCCTGCACCTGCTGCAGGCTCTGTACCTCCTGTTCCAGCTCCCCGTGACCTCCCTCCCACCACAACtgccgccgccaccaccaccacttccACATCTACCCAGCCCCAAAATGGCACCGTGAGCATCTGTGTCACCCTAGAGCAGCCCCCGACTGCACCCAAGAGGAAACTGTCCTCCATTGGAATTCAG GTGGATTGTGTTCTGCCAGTCTTAAGAGAGGAACCACTCCCCCTTACTGCACCCCTCAAGTTTCAGTCAATTGGAGTTCAAGTGGAGAACGGCAGGCC TCTCAGCCGGGACAGCAGCATGGCCTCCAGACAAAATACAGAGACAGAGCCTCAGGAGCCCCAGGACGCCACAcccacagaaaacaacacagccaACTGCACCAACAGTCAAACAGTGAATACCACCGCACCCAACACACAGGACAAAGCCATGGAACAGCAGCCCCTTAAACACACCCCGACCCCAACCAGGATATCGACCTTGTCCCCGGAGACCCTGGACCCGGCTTTAgacccctcctctctgccaccgCCAGATCCCAGCCTGGAGACCGGAAACTGCAGCACCCACGGAGATGCTGTTCAGACCAGCACGCCAGCTTGCCTCCGAGATGGCAACTGgtttctgaagctgctgcaggctgaaacGGGACGCATGGAGGGCTGGTGTCAACAGATGGAGCAGGAGACCAAAGACAACAAGCTGTCAGAGGAGG TGCTGGGGACGATCCGCAGTGCAGTCGGCAGTGCTCAGCTCCTCATGTCGCAGAAGTTTGAGCAGTTCAGAGGTCTCTGTAATGAGAACTTG AACGTAAACGCCAACCCACGACCAACAGCACAGGATCTCGCAGGTTTCTGGGATCTGCTACAACTCTCAATAGAAGACATCAGCATGAAGTTTGATGAGCTCTACCAACTGAAAGCCAACAACTGGCAACTTCCTgagaaaccagagaagaag GATGAAAACAAGCAGCTTCCATCATCTGTGCCAAAGAAGCAGTCCAAGCCCAAGCTGTCAGCGGGGAAGGACAGGAGCGTGGACTCAGCTGTGGACAAGCAGCGGCAAGAAGCCAGAAAACGGTTGATGGCAGCAAAGCGCGCGGCGTCAGTACGACAGAACTCCGCCACGGAAAGCGCTGACAGCATCGAAATCTACGTCCCCGAGGCTCAGACCCGCCTCTGA